GACAGACACTGTGCGTGTAGTCGGCGGCGCATCCTCGAAACAACTGTCTTTTCCGGGCAGTCGGCGAACACAAACAGCACCTTCACCCCGGCCCGCCGTGCCAAGTCCCTTACCTCCTGCCGTGAGTCTTCGCGCAAGAACGTCGCGTCTAGGATTACGCTGTGGCCTGCGGCAAGCAGCACCCGGGCTCGCCGCAATAGCTCAGCATAAGTCCTACGACTGATGTCCTGGCGGTAGATACCCCGGTCTGCTCCTGGCCGGACGTGTGTGCCTACTGGTATGCCGACTAGTTGCTTGCGGATTGAGTCAGACAAGAGGTGGAACGCCAGTGTCCGACTCGCCAGCCTGCGGGCGATGTAAGTCTTGCCGGTTCCGGGCAGACCAACCATCGCACACAACCAATTGCGGGCAAAGAGCTTGCGTGCGTAGCGTTCGGACAAATGGAAATACCGACGTGCACTGGTCTTTGCCTCAACCTTGTCCTGCGCAGTCATACCCGGGTCATTCAGGTTGAAGCTCGTCACCTTGCCGCGCACGTATGCCCGATAACACAAATAGAAGTCCAAGAGCCGCAACAGTCCGGGGTCTCGCGCATACTCAACGTATCGCTCGACAAAGAAGTTCGCAAGGTCATGACGGTCATGATAGTCAAGGTCCATTACCATGAATGCGACCTCGGACGCCACGTCAGAGCACGAAAAGCGCGGGTTGAACTCGATGCAGTCGAAGATACGGATGTCTGGCCCGATGATAAAGATGTTCTTAGAATGCAGGTCACCGTGGCACTTGCGCACGAATCCAGCCTCGCGCCGGTGTCGAAACAGATGCCGCTTCTTCTGAATGAACTGCTCAACCGCTCGCCGGATGAAGTCAAACTGCGGGTAGGTTATTGTCCGGCCCCGGAAATCAAGGGTCTGGGCAAAGTTCTCGTCCCAGTTCAACCGAACGATTTCCGAACTGCCATACTGCGCGACCTGCGGCCCGCGTTCGGCCCGCTCGTGAAATAACGCAATCTGCCGGGCTACGGAATCAATATGTGCGAAAGTCACCCGGCCATGCTTTAGCTGCTCGGTCATTATCGCACTCTGCGGCAGCTCACACATCTTGATGCAGTAGTCAATCACCCGCCCCCGACCACCAAGCACGACCCCTCTGCGGCCCAGGGTTATCGGTAGCACCGCAAGGTAGATGTCGGCTGAGAGCTGCTTGTTGAGCCGGAACTCCTCCGTACAGAAAAACCGCCTCGCTGAAAGCGTCGTGTAGTCAAGGAACCCGAAATTGACCGGCTTCTTCACCTTGTAGCAGTACTCGCCGGTCAGAAATACCCAGGAGGTGTGAGTCTGAATCAACCGCACACGTCTGACATTTGGCCCGTAGAAGCCGGGCCGCAGCAACTCTCGTACCCGCCCCGCGATTGTCGGATCTATGAGATTCACAACTCGGTTCCCTTTGCCAGCACCACGACCCCGCCCTCGCTTACGGCAAAGCGTTTCCGGTCCTGCTCCAAGTCAAAGCCAATCTCGTACCCGGGTGGAATCCTGACCCGCTTGTCAACGATTGCCCGCCGGACTTTGGCATTACGCCCAACATCAACGTCCGAGAACAGCACCGAATCAGTAACCTGCGCATACGAGTTCACCCTGACCCTGGGTCCGAGTATTGATCGCTCTACTCTCGCACCCGATACCACAACGCCGCCGGACAGGAGCGAGTCCAGTGCCAGACCAACCCGCTTGCCCTCGAAATCAGCATGCACGGTCTTGGCTGGCGGGTCCGGCCTCGGCCGGGTCCGAATCGGCCAGCGCGGGTCGTACAGGTTGAACGCCGGCAGCACACCGGTCAGGTCCATGTTCGCCCTGTAGTAGTCATCAATCGTACCGACATCACGCCAGTACAGCGGCCGGCCGGCATCATCCTCGAACGGAAAACCAAAAACCTTATATCCGGTAAGCATCGCCGGAATCACGTCCCGGCCGAAGTCGTGACTTGAGGCCGGATTCTCGGCATCCACCATCAGCGCCGCAACAAGCGCCCGGGTCGTGAACAGATAGACACCCATCGAAACCAACGCGCGATCAGTTGAGCCGGGTTTCGGTCTGGGCCTGGCCGGTTTCTCCTCAAAACCGTGCACCCGGAATTTCTCATCTACTTCAATGACTCCGAATCGGCTGGCTTCTCCAACCGGCACCTCGTATAATCCAATGGTGGCATCCGCGGACTTGCGTCGGTGGAAGCGCAGCATCCGACGGTAATCCATCCGGTAGATGTGGTCCCCGGAAAGTACGAGTACATACTCTGGACTCAGCTCACGCAACGAGTAGATGTTCTGGTACACCGCATCGGCAGTACCGAGATACCAGTCAGTTGACATCCGCTGCTGAGGGGGCAACAGGCTGATGAATTCGCCGAGCTCGGCCGAATAGATGTCCCATGCTAGACTGACGTGCTTCTCAAGGGCATAGGATTTGTACTGAGTAAGCAGAAAGATGTGTCGCAACCCAGAATTGATGCAGTTAGAAAGGGTGAAGTCAATAATACGGTAAGCGCCGGCAAACGGCACCGCGGGTTTGGCCCGGTCTCGAGTCAAAGGGTACAGCCGCTCACCCTGCCCGCCGGCCAGGATGAACGTCAGGACTTCGGCCATCGCGCTAGTCTAACCGTGACGCTTGTGGGGTCAAGAACCGTTTGCGTCAGCGGTCCGGAACCAGCTCCCAGCCCGCGGCCA
This is a stretch of genomic DNA from candidate division WOR-3 bacterium. It encodes these proteins:
- the glgC gene encoding glucose-1-phosphate adenylyltransferase, which translates into the protein MAEVLTFILAGGQGERLYPLTRDRAKPAVPFAGAYRIIDFTLSNCINSGLRHIFLLTQYKSYALEKHVSLAWDIYSAELGEFISLLPPQQRMSTDWYLGTADAVYQNIYSLRELSPEYVLVLSGDHIYRMDYRRMLRFHRRKSADATIGLYEVPVGEASRFGVIEVDEKFRVHGFEEKPARPRPKPGSTDRALVSMGVYLFTTRALVAALMVDAENPASSHDFGRDVIPAMLTGYKVFGFPFEDDAGRPLYWRDVGTIDDYYRANMDLTGVLPAFNLYDPRWPIRTRPRPDPPAKTVHADFEGKRVGLALDSLLSGGVVVSGARVERSILGPRVRVNSYAQVTDSVLFSDVDVGRNAKVRRAIVDKRVRIPPGYEIGFDLEQDRKRFAVSEGGVVVLAKGTEL
- a CDS encoding AAA family ATPase yields the protein MNLIDPTIAGRVRELLRPGFYGPNVRRVRLIQTHTSWVFLTGEYCYKVKKPVNFGFLDYTTLSARRFFCTEEFRLNKQLSADIYLAVLPITLGRRGVVLGGRGRVIDYCIKMCELPQSAIMTEQLKHGRVTFAHIDSVARQIALFHERAERGPQVAQYGSSEIVRLNWDENFAQTLDFRGRTITYPQFDFIRRAVEQFIQKKRHLFRHRREAGFVRKCHGDLHSKNIFIIGPDIRIFDCIEFNPRFSCSDVASEVAFMVMDLDYHDRHDLANFFVERYVEYARDPGLLRLLDFYLCYRAYVRGKVTSFNLNDPGMTAQDKVEAKTSARRYFHLSERYARKLFARNWLCAMVGLPGTGKTYIARRLASRTLAFHLLSDSIRKQLVGIPVGTHVRPGADRGIYRQDISRRTYAELLRRARVLLAAGHSVILDATFLREDSRQEVRDLARRAGVKVLFVFADCPEKTVVSRMRRRLHAQCLSDADIGIYRRMKARFVPPKPGHNLIRIDTRQPVNRSLEKIERVLLHR